The proteins below come from a single Mesobacillus jeotgali genomic window:
- a CDS encoding MATE family efflux transporter, translating into MKEIEGEIDMPQTNKGRLKIITVLAIPAVIENFFQTILGFVDTYFVSKIGLAEVSAVGVTNAVLAIYFALFMAIGVAANVRIANFLGANLPEKARHISQQSIVLAAIFGILTGIITLVFAEPLLKLMGIEAEVLEAGALYFRIVGIPSIVMSFMFVLSAILRGAGDTKSPMKVSIVINIVNAVLDYVLIFGFLFIPEMGIVGAGIATVISRLIGSIALFYYVNKTETLSFRRDYWSIDRTHLMELTSLGAPAAGERLVMRAGQIVYFGFVVALGTNAFAAHQIAGNVEVFSYMIGYGFATAATILVGQQIGAGNLEEAKHYAKLSTYLTVGAMTLLGALLFILGDWAGSFFTEDQQVIDNIGTALKISGVFQPFLAVLMVLTGAFQGANNTKFPMYLTGFGMWAVRTVLVYLLGIKLGWGLAGVWIAIGADIAFRAIVLAIQFKRGKWMALEKAPDPESHCHPQTTKETMSACANNY; encoded by the coding sequence ATGAAGGAGATTGAAGGGGAAATTGACATGCCGCAAACGAACAAAGGACGATTGAAAATTATTACGGTACTGGCTATTCCGGCAGTCATCGAAAATTTTTTCCAGACGATTCTCGGCTTTGTCGATACATACTTTGTATCAAAAATCGGTCTGGCAGAAGTTTCGGCGGTAGGGGTCACCAATGCAGTCCTTGCGATATATTTTGCGTTATTTATGGCAATTGGGGTAGCAGCCAATGTAAGGATAGCAAACTTCCTTGGTGCTAACCTTCCGGAAAAAGCAAGGCATATTTCACAGCAATCAATCGTCCTTGCTGCCATATTTGGAATTTTAACAGGGATCATTACCTTGGTTTTCGCTGAACCGCTGCTGAAACTAATGGGTATCGAGGCAGAGGTCCTCGAGGCCGGTGCACTGTATTTCCGGATTGTTGGTATACCTTCGATTGTGATGAGCTTCATGTTTGTATTAAGCGCTATCCTGAGGGGAGCAGGCGATACAAAATCGCCGATGAAGGTAAGTATTGTCATCAATATTGTCAATGCAGTTTTGGATTATGTCCTTATCTTCGGTTTTTTGTTCATCCCCGAAATGGGCATCGTAGGAGCAGGGATTGCAACCGTAATTTCACGATTGATTGGCAGTATTGCGCTATTTTACTATGTCAATAAAACAGAAACCCTTAGCTTCAGAAGAGATTACTGGAGTATTGACAGGACACATTTAATGGAACTGACTTCTCTTGGAGCCCCAGCTGCAGGCGAGAGACTAGTCATGCGTGCCGGTCAAATCGTCTATTTTGGTTTCGTCGTTGCCCTTGGTACCAATGCATTTGCCGCTCATCAGATTGCAGGCAATGTCGAAGTATTTTCCTATATGATTGGATATGGATTTGCTACTGCCGCCACCATTTTGGTTGGCCAGCAAATCGGTGCTGGTAATCTTGAGGAGGCTAAGCATTATGCGAAACTATCCACCTATCTCACAGTAGGAGCGATGACCCTGCTCGGTGCCTTGCTCTTCATCCTCGGTGACTGGGCAGGCAGCTTTTTCACCGAAGATCAGCAGGTCATCGATAATATAGGAACCGCATTAAAAATATCTGGTGTTTTCCAGCCGTTTCTCGCTGTTTTAATGGTACTTACAGGTGCATTCCAGGGTGCAAATAACACGAAGTTTCCAATGTACCTAACCGGCTTCGGGATGTGGGCTGTACGAACCGTACTTGTCTACCTCCTCGGAATCAAGTTAGGATGGGGACTTGCGGGAGTATGGATAGCAATCGGAGCCGATATCGCATTTCGTGCAATTGTCCTTGCAATCCAATTCAAACGAGGAAAATGGATGGCGCTCGAAAAAGCACCAGACCCAGAGTCGCACTGTCATCCGCAAACGACAAAAGAAACCATGTCAGCTTGCGCTAATAACTATTAA
- the xerS gene encoding tyrosine recombinase XerS yields MKNSSQSQNYKKLDLILKELPWYVEEYIDKKKRKLSPGTLLNYCHDFKIFFNWLVSEGFYNGEIKEIPLSLFETLTTQQIEDFLSFLKFQLDNREITINRKLSSLKSLFNYLQNIAETEKLEPYLIRNVMAKIEFNDVSEDPETIANRMEGKILIGDEYEDFRVFVAKDYGEINKSNKRITTFYKMNKERDTAIVSLFLGSGLRLSELVWLNIEDIDFNKNCVRVIRKGNKEQYVYFSEQAMTDLKAYLSIRSNNYNIPRENKAVFVAAPMGPKGTTRRLSGRAIEKLIEKYAIAFGKPSLSVHKLRHSFATRYHSEINDVPKLRRQLGHSSIETTMIYTHLKNEDLKNAINKLNMPKEQ; encoded by the coding sequence ATGAAAAACAGCTCGCAGTCACAAAATTACAAAAAACTTGATTTAATACTTAAAGAACTCCCATGGTATGTAGAAGAATATATTGATAAGAAAAAAAGAAAACTCTCACCAGGCACTTTGCTTAATTACTGTCATGATTTTAAGATCTTTTTTAATTGGTTGGTGTCTGAGGGTTTTTATAATGGAGAAATAAAAGAAATTCCGCTGTCATTGTTTGAGACGCTGACTACTCAACAAATCGAAGACTTTCTCAGCTTCTTAAAGTTCCAGTTAGACAACAGAGAAATTACCATTAATAGAAAGTTATCATCTTTAAAATCACTCTTCAATTATCTGCAAAATATAGCTGAAACCGAAAAGTTAGAACCATATTTAATCCGCAATGTAATGGCGAAAATTGAATTTAATGATGTGTCCGAGGATCCTGAAACAATTGCAAACCGAATGGAAGGAAAAATTTTAATTGGAGATGAATATGAGGACTTCAGAGTATTTGTTGCTAAGGATTACGGTGAAATAAATAAATCCAATAAACGCATTACTACATTTTATAAAATGAATAAAGAACGTGATACAGCAATTGTATCATTATTCTTAGGATCAGGTTTAAGGTTATCTGAATTAGTATGGTTAAATATAGAGGATATAGATTTTAATAAAAACTGTGTGAGAGTAATAAGAAAAGGAAACAAAGAACAATACGTATACTTTAGTGAGCAAGCAATGACAGATTTAAAAGCATATCTGAGTATTAGGAGTAATAATTACAATATTCCGAGAGAAAATAAAGCTGTGTTTGTTGCAGCTCCTATGGGTCCTAAAGGAACTACCAGAAGGCTGTCAGGAAGAGCTATCGAGAAATTAATTGAAAAATACGCGATTGCGTTCGGGAAACCTTCCTTATCAGTACACAAATTAAGACATTCATTCGCAACGAGGTACCATTCTGAAATAAATGATGTACCTAAGTTAAGAAGACAGTTAGGCCATTCCTCAATTGAAACTACAATGATATATACACATCTGAAGAATGAGGATTTAAAGAATGCAATCAATAAACTTAATATGCCTAAAGAACAATAA
- a CDS encoding staygreen family protein, with the protein MSKFKPEQLKVTFIPPATAFVPIDSRKYTLTHSDLTGELFLAIGNVYDYQAINYEMRDEVLADWVTINGEYLLYGKVYISNGEYDLNMSRIRYMIFKKELDLALTAMIYGDRSFFTYYPWLLDAPIYVQFSSIYPEFNQIGYYGTPRMYLNKSAKEKTPEAQA; encoded by the coding sequence GTGAGCAAATTCAAGCCAGAACAACTAAAAGTTACCTTTATTCCACCAGCAACGGCTTTTGTGCCTATAGACAGCAGGAAGTATACGTTAACTCATTCTGACCTTACTGGAGAATTATTTCTTGCCATCGGGAATGTCTATGACTACCAGGCCATCAATTATGAAATGCGCGATGAAGTACTGGCCGACTGGGTGACAATCAACGGTGAATACTTACTGTATGGAAAGGTTTATATTAGCAACGGCGAATACGATTTAAATATGTCCAGAATCCGATATATGATTTTCAAGAAAGAATTGGATTTAGCATTGACTGCGATGATTTATGGAGATAGAAGCTTCTTCACATATTATCCATGGCTGCTTGATGCGCCAATTTACGTGCAGTTTTCATCGATCTATCCAGAATTTAATCAAATAGGCTACTATGGTACGCCAAGAATGTATCTTAATAAATCAGCTAAAGAAAAAACTCCGGAAGCACAGGCTTGA
- a CDS encoding C39 family peptidase, translated as MTPCINSPKLNDNMVTKLTGRGSTKIKTVILSHAIIMVTLIFAFLIGAIFIFYDRGESLDKVLAMGGNVKGQATLIKDSVENEGPIKEKVIVRIKDKVLLDAPVVKQFPELPRGCEVTSLAMLLQYNDIDVDKMELASGIKKNPVLLEKREGVTYWGHPNDGYIGDMYTYEKPGFGVYHRPIAELAEEYLPGKVKDITGADFSVIKTYLSLDLPIWVIINTTYKKLPASYFEEWITPSGPVSITYKEHSVLITGYDDKYIYFNDPITGIKNRKEPYSSFEEAWEQMGKQAIVIFPDP; from the coding sequence GGGGGAGTACTAAGATTAAGACCGTTATATTGAGTCATGCAATCATTATGGTAACTCTCATATTTGCTTTCCTAATAGGTGCGATTTTTATCTTTTATGACAGAGGTGAATCACTTGATAAGGTGTTGGCAATGGGGGGGAATGTTAAAGGCCAAGCAACTTTAATAAAGGATTCGGTTGAAAACGAGGGACCAATAAAAGAAAAGGTAATTGTAAGAATAAAGGACAAAGTGCTTCTTGACGCACCGGTTGTTAAACAATTTCCGGAACTTCCACGAGGATGTGAAGTAACTAGTCTTGCAATGTTGCTTCAGTACAATGATATTGATGTGGATAAAATGGAATTAGCTTCAGGGATTAAGAAGAATCCAGTGTTGCTCGAAAAAAGAGAGGGTGTAACTTACTGGGGACATCCAAACGATGGCTATATTGGGGATATGTATACCTATGAGAAACCCGGATTTGGTGTTTACCATAGACCAATAGCTGAGCTAGCAGAAGAATACTTACCTGGTAAAGTAAAGGATATAACGGGGGCTGACTTTTCCGTAATTAAAACCTATTTATCCTTGGACCTTCCCATATGGGTGATTATTAATACAACCTATAAGAAGCTGCCGGCCTCTTATTTTGAGGAATGGATAACGCCATCAGGACCTGTATCAATCACTTACAAAGAACATTCCGTGCTGATTACAGGTTACGACGATAAATATATATATTTTAACGATCCTATCACGGGAATAAAAAACAGGAAAGAACCATACAGCAGTTTTGAGGAGGCCTGGGAGCAAATGGGCAAGCAGGCCATAGTCATTTTTCCTGATCCCTGA
- a CDS encoding multicopper oxidase family protein: MMKKIVMAALILLILLIVGGWFFMRGFGGMNGNMPGQGGGMMDGGMMGNDNGEVEDMKNDSLADGGTSLPIPPILKDENPDPGKAEFTLVAQKGSMEFLEGKPTDTFGYNGDYLGPVIRVKTGDDVSIKVKNEIDEATTVHWHGLEVDGDQDGGPHSGILPGTTWNPKFKIEQNAATLWYHPHLLHETGEHVYKGLAGLFIIDDEDSENLDLPNEYGVNDIPLIVQDKQLDENGQFTYDLSMHDVMMGLQGDTIMVNGAINPYVEVPKGKVRFRLLNGSNARIYQFQLSNKQKFYQIGTDGGLLEKPVEMDKLILSSAERAELIVDFSEYKEGETVELTDKGTSFMKFIVTGEEKGPNKVPSKLVDIPDPDETMAARTRKFVMSGMGRNVSINGKQMDMDRIDEQLKLHDTEIWEISNEGMGMMGNNMGMAHPFHGHGTQFLILDRDGNPPPPNERGWKDTILVAPGEKVRAIATFDHKGLFMYHCHILEHEDAGMMGQFNVE; encoded by the coding sequence ATGATGAAAAAAATAGTTATGGCCGCACTTATCTTATTGATTCTGCTCATTGTGGGCGGCTGGTTTTTTATGAGGGGTTTTGGCGGCATGAACGGTAACATGCCTGGACAAGGGGGAGGAATGATGGATGGTGGTATGATGGGTAACGATAACGGAGAGGTTGAAGATATGAAGAATGACTCACTCGCTGATGGAGGAACCTCTCTTCCCATTCCCCCCATCCTAAAAGACGAGAATCCAGACCCAGGAAAAGCAGAGTTCACTCTTGTTGCCCAAAAAGGATCCATGGAGTTTTTAGAAGGCAAACCAACAGATACGTTTGGATATAATGGCGATTACCTCGGACCCGTGATTCGTGTAAAAACTGGAGATGATGTTTCAATAAAAGTAAAAAATGAGATTGATGAAGCAACCACGGTCCATTGGCATGGACTAGAAGTTGACGGCGACCAGGATGGCGGCCCTCATTCCGGCATCCTGCCTGGAACGACGTGGAATCCGAAATTCAAAATTGAACAAAATGCTGCTACTTTATGGTATCATCCACATCTGCTCCATGAAACTGGCGAACACGTATATAAAGGACTTGCTGGTCTATTTATAATTGATGATGAAGATAGTGAGAACCTGGATCTGCCTAACGAATATGGGGTGAATGATATACCATTAATTGTCCAGGATAAACAGCTCGATGAAAACGGTCAGTTTACCTATGATTTGAGCATGCACGATGTCATGATGGGACTGCAGGGAGATACGATTATGGTGAATGGAGCCATTAATCCTTATGTTGAAGTTCCTAAAGGCAAGGTCCGTTTCCGGCTGCTGAATGGCTCTAATGCACGAATTTATCAATTCCAACTGAGCAACAAGCAGAAATTTTACCAGATTGGGACAGATGGTGGACTCCTGGAAAAACCCGTGGAAATGGACAAGCTTATTTTAAGTTCTGCAGAACGTGCTGAGTTGATTGTTGATTTTTCAGAATATAAAGAGGGAGAAACCGTGGAATTGACCGATAAGGGAACTTCATTTATGAAATTCATCGTCACGGGCGAGGAAAAAGGGCCGAATAAAGTTCCATCAAAATTGGTTGACATTCCAGATCCAGATGAAACCATGGCTGCACGGACTCGGAAATTCGTCATGTCAGGAATGGGCCGTAATGTCAGCATCAACGGCAAGCAGATGGACATGGATCGCATTGACGAGCAGCTTAAGCTTCATGATACCGAGATTTGGGAAATTTCGAATGAAGGAATGGGCATGATGGGTAATAATATGGGCATGGCTCATCCGTTCCACGGCCATGGAACCCAATTCCTGATCCTTGATCGTGATGGGAATCCCCCGCCGCCAAATGAACGCGGATGGAAGGATACTATTTTGGTTGCACCTGGTGAAAAAGTCCGAGCAATTGCCACATTTGATCATAAAGGGTTATTCATGTACCATTGCCATATTCTCGAGCATGAAGACGCAGGAATGATGGGGCAATTTAATGTAGAATAG
- a CDS encoding YdhK family protein, with protein sequence MESQLADTMSSSGEVPEGLATAENPKFKIGSQAIIEADHMPGMKGALATIKGAYDTTAYSVTYYPTTGGEPVKDHKWVIHEELENPGEEPLEPGTEVTLNADHMKGMDGATAIIESAVDTTVYMLDFTTTYGEKVENHKWITESELKSIE encoded by the coding sequence ATGGAATCTCAACTGGCTGATACAATGTCCAGTTCAGGTGAAGTTCCTGAAGGACTTGCTACAGCAGAGAATCCGAAGTTCAAAATCGGAAGCCAGGCTATAATTGAAGCAGATCATATGCCAGGCATGAAAGGTGCTCTAGCAACCATAAAAGGAGCATATGACACCACAGCATACTCTGTTACGTATTACCCTACAACTGGCGGAGAGCCTGTGAAAGATCATAAATGGGTCATTCATGAAGAGTTAGAAAACCCGGGGGAAGAACCTCTTGAACCTGGTACAGAAGTAACCCTTAACGCAGATCACATGAAAGGCATGGATGGTGCTACGGCTATCATCGAATCAGCTGTAGATACCACTGTCTATATGCTTGACTTTACAACAACATATGGAGAAAAAGTAGAGAATCATAAATGGATCACTGAAAGTGAATTAAAATCCATTGAGTAA
- a CDS encoding alanine/glycine:cation symporter family protein, with product MEIFNNIISELNNYMWSYILIAVLVILGTYFTFRTRFVQFKYFPEMIRVLKDPATVSSEGKRGRSSFQAFTVSLASRVGTGNLAGVATAVSAGGPGAVFWMWIIALIGAASSFIESTLAQIYKVKDKDEAEYRGGPAYYMERGLNKRWLGILFAIIIVFTFGLVFSSVQSNTISLAFDQAFGFSRFWMGVILAVMTAAVIFGGIKRIAFVSQIIVPIMAVIYLILALFIVITNFSEIPAMLSLIVKNAFGLQEVVGGGMGAAVMMGIKRGLFSNEAGMGSAPNAAATAAVTHPVKQGLIQTLGVFTDTLLICTATAFIIIMSGEYTNPDLDGIQLTQAALTVHVGSWAPAFVGGAIFLFAFTSIIGNYYYGETNIEFIKESPTALFIYRLAVIGMVLFGSIVELAIVWNLADLFMGIMALINLIAITLLAKIAMAALKDYREQRKQGKDPVFYADSIDGLTGIESWDYRKSVESKNK from the coding sequence ATGGAGATTTTCAACAACATTATATCCGAATTAAACAATTATATGTGGAGCTATATTTTAATTGCCGTACTAGTTATATTGGGTACATATTTTACGTTTAGAACAAGATTTGTTCAATTCAAATACTTCCCTGAAATGATCAGAGTACTTAAAGATCCAGCGACCGTATCTTCTGAAGGAAAACGGGGCAGGTCATCATTTCAGGCCTTTACAGTCAGCTTAGCTTCAAGGGTTGGTACAGGGAACCTGGCTGGAGTTGCGACAGCCGTCTCTGCCGGAGGGCCAGGAGCGGTCTTTTGGATGTGGATCATTGCGTTAATAGGAGCAGCCTCAAGCTTCATCGAAAGTACTCTGGCACAAATTTATAAGGTTAAAGATAAAGACGAGGCGGAATATCGCGGCGGTCCAGCTTATTATATGGAACGCGGCTTAAATAAGAGATGGCTGGGTATCTTATTTGCTATAATTATTGTTTTTACTTTTGGTTTGGTGTTTAGTTCTGTTCAATCCAATACCATTTCCCTCGCCTTTGACCAGGCGTTTGGATTCAGCCGCTTTTGGATGGGAGTCATCTTGGCAGTTATGACTGCGGCGGTCATATTTGGCGGAATTAAAAGAATCGCATTCGTCTCTCAAATTATCGTGCCAATCATGGCAGTAATATATTTAATCCTTGCATTGTTTATTGTAATTACGAACTTCAGTGAAATACCTGCTATGCTCTCGCTAATCGTCAAAAACGCTTTCGGCCTGCAGGAAGTAGTTGGGGGAGGAATGGGAGCAGCGGTGATGATGGGAATCAAGAGAGGACTATTCTCCAACGAGGCCGGGATGGGCAGTGCGCCAAATGCAGCTGCTACTGCGGCTGTAACCCATCCAGTAAAGCAAGGCCTAATCCAAACATTAGGCGTCTTTACGGATACTCTGTTGATTTGTACCGCAACAGCTTTCATCATCATTATGTCAGGCGAATATACGAACCCTGATTTGGACGGAATACAGTTAACACAGGCAGCATTGACGGTGCATGTCGGTTCATGGGCACCAGCATTCGTCGGCGGAGCTATTTTCCTTTTTGCATTCACCTCAATTATCGGCAATTACTATTATGGTGAAACAAATATTGAATTCATCAAGGAAAGTCCTACAGCACTGTTTATTTATCGCCTTGCTGTCATTGGAATGGTTTTATTCGGTTCAATTGTCGAGTTAGCCATTGTCTGGAATTTGGCAGATCTCTTTATGGGCATCATGGCACTAATCAATCTTATAGCTATTACCTTGTTAGCGAAGATTGCAATGGCAGCATTAAAGGATTACAGAGAACAGCGAAAACAAGGAAAAGATCCAGTTTTCTATGCTGATTCAATCGATGGTTTGACAGGAATTGAGTCGTGGGATTATCGAAAGTCTGTAGAGTCCAAAAATAAATAA
- the parC gene encoding DNA topoisomerase IV subunit A, with translation MSSVEKFRDLPLEDVLGDRFGRYSKYIIQERALPDARDGLKPVQRRILYAMHVEGNTSEKGFRKSAKTVGNVIGNYHPHGDSSVYEAMVRMSQDWKVRNYLVEMHGNNGSIDGDPPAAMRYTEARLSAIAGELLRDIEKRTVEFIPNFDDTSSEPTVLPAMFPNLLVNGSTGISAGYATDIPPHNLAEVIDGVIMRMDNPACTVEDLMKVIKAPDFPTGGIIQGVEGITKAYKTGKGKVIVRGKAEIEDIRGGKQQIVITEIPYEINKANLVKRIDEFRLDRKVEGISEVRDETDRTGLRVVIELKKEADANGVLNYLYKNSDLQITYNFNMVAINKKRPVLMGLAELLDAYIDHQKDVVTKRSQYDLQKARDRQHIVEGLIKALSILDQVIATIRASKDKRDAKDNLIKKFEFTEVQAEAIVSLQLYRLTNTDITALQAEAEELAKKVEELTAILGSEKKLLAVIKKELKDVKKRFSDERRTKIEEEIEEIKINLEVLIASEDVIVTVTKDGYVKRTSQRSYAASNGQDFAMKDTDRLLSQLNMNTKDVLLLFTNKGSYLYLPVHELPDIRWKDLGQHVANLVPLDRDEEIIKAVPVTDFEQNAFFVFVTRNGMVKKSELSLYKAQRYSKPLTAINVKGDDRVIDVHVTNGEKDLFLATYLGYGLWFSEEEISPIGVRAAGVKGMNLKDGDYVVGGKILDNNHSIVIATQRGAVKKMKLSEFEKTSRAKRGVVMLRELKANPHRIIGMEAVQDDEELFFHSEKQHIVSIKASELRFSDRYTNGSFLVDESETGKLAGIWKSENEQAKDSQ, from the coding sequence ATGAGTTCAGTTGAAAAATTTCGTGACCTCCCATTAGAAGACGTATTAGGCGACCGTTTCGGCCGTTATAGTAAATATATTATCCAGGAACGTGCACTCCCTGATGCGAGGGACGGGCTAAAACCTGTTCAACGCAGAATTTTGTATGCTATGCACGTGGAAGGAAACACAAGTGAAAAAGGCTTCCGGAAATCAGCCAAGACTGTCGGTAACGTAATTGGCAACTACCATCCGCACGGTGATTCTTCTGTATATGAAGCCATGGTCCGTATGAGCCAGGATTGGAAAGTGCGGAACTATCTTGTCGAAATGCATGGTAACAACGGAAGCATAGACGGTGACCCTCCAGCAGCGATGCGTTACACAGAAGCAAGATTGTCAGCCATCGCGGGTGAACTGTTAAGGGATATCGAGAAAAGAACAGTTGAATTCATCCCGAACTTTGATGACACATCAAGTGAGCCTACGGTACTGCCTGCGATGTTCCCGAACTTGCTGGTCAATGGTTCTACCGGGATATCAGCTGGTTATGCGACTGATATTCCCCCTCATAACCTGGCGGAAGTCATTGATGGGGTCATCATGAGGATGGACAACCCTGCGTGTACTGTGGAAGATCTGATGAAAGTCATTAAAGCCCCGGATTTCCCGACAGGAGGAATCATCCAGGGTGTTGAGGGAATCACTAAAGCCTATAAAACCGGTAAAGGTAAGGTCATCGTTCGCGGCAAAGCTGAAATCGAAGACATCCGCGGCGGCAAACAGCAGATTGTCATCACAGAAATTCCGTATGAAATCAACAAAGCCAATTTAGTCAAACGGATTGATGAATTCCGGCTTGACCGTAAAGTAGAAGGCATTTCGGAAGTGCGGGATGAAACCGACCGCACAGGGCTCCGTGTCGTAATTGAACTGAAAAAAGAAGCGGATGCGAATGGGGTATTGAATTACCTCTACAAGAACAGCGATTTGCAGATTACCTATAATTTCAATATGGTAGCCATCAACAAGAAAAGACCTGTACTAATGGGGCTTGCCGAGTTGCTTGATGCTTATATTGACCACCAGAAGGATGTTGTGACTAAACGTTCGCAATATGACCTTCAAAAAGCTCGTGACCGTCAGCATATCGTCGAAGGGCTCATAAAAGCCTTATCGATACTTGACCAGGTAATCGCAACAATCCGTGCATCAAAAGATAAGCGTGACGCCAAAGATAATTTGATTAAGAAATTTGAATTCACCGAAGTCCAGGCTGAAGCTATTGTATCCTTGCAATTATACCGCCTGACGAATACCGATATTACTGCCCTTCAAGCCGAGGCAGAGGAGCTTGCCAAGAAAGTAGAGGAGCTTACCGCAATCCTTGGCAGTGAGAAAAAGCTATTAGCTGTCATCAAAAAGGAACTGAAGGATGTCAAAAAGCGTTTCTCGGATGAGCGCAGAACAAAAATCGAGGAAGAGATTGAGGAAATCAAAATTAACCTTGAAGTTCTGATTGCAAGCGAGGATGTCATCGTAACTGTGACAAAGGATGGATACGTTAAACGAACCAGCCAAAGATCATATGCCGCTTCCAATGGGCAGGATTTTGCGATGAAGGATACGGATAGGCTTTTATCACAGTTGAATATGAATACAAAGGATGTCTTGCTGTTATTCACAAATAAAGGCAGCTACCTATACTTGCCTGTACATGAACTGCCTGATATCCGCTGGAAAGACCTTGGCCAGCATGTAGCAAACCTTGTGCCGTTAGACCGGGATGAAGAAATCATTAAAGCTGTCCCTGTCACGGATTTCGAACAGAATGCTTTCTTTGTATTTGTGACCAGGAATGGCATGGTAAAGAAATCTGAATTAAGCCTTTATAAAGCACAGCGTTACTCCAAGCCGCTTACCGCAATCAATGTAAAAGGTGACGACCGTGTCATCGATGTACATGTAACCAATGGTGAGAAGGATTTATTCCTCGCAACATATCTCGGCTATGGTCTGTGGTTCAGCGAAGAAGAAATCAGTCCAATTGGGGTCAGGGCAGCTGGAGTAAAGGGGATGAACCTGAAGGATGGGGATTATGTTGTCGGCGGGAAAATCCTTGATAACAACCATTCAATTGTCATAGCTACCCAGCGTGGTGCCGTTAAAAAAATGAAGCTGTCTGAGTTCGAGAAGACTTCCCGGGCTAAACGCGGTGTTGTCATGCTGCGTGAATTGAAAGCAAATCCTCACCGTATTATTGGTATGGAGGCAGTCCAGGACGATGAAGAATTATTCTTCCATTCAGAAAAACAGCATATTGTTTCAATAAAAGCTTCAGAATTAAGGTTTAGCGATCGTTATACAAATGGATCCTTCCTTGTGGATGAAAGTGAAACTGGAAAGCTTGCAGGGATCTGGAAAAGCGAGAATGAACAAGCAAAAGACTCTCAATAA
- a CDS encoding helix-turn-helix domain-containing protein, producing MFEKILELLEAGGETRNIEFKKTYNWGNPQHKAKIVKCILAMSNTKDGGNLILGIDDEKQGLEKLTGMEQEHFLKLNYDHIVVEVNKFADPPIAFHMYPIEKDNKYFILIKISEFDELPIICKRSGEQGLKEGAVFSRSKTKPESALIRSQSEMRELMDLAITRELDNSI from the coding sequence ATGTTTGAAAAAATATTAGAATTATTAGAGGCTGGTGGAGAAACAAGGAATATCGAATTTAAGAAAACTTACAATTGGGGTAATCCACAACATAAAGCAAAGATCGTAAAATGTATTTTAGCTATGAGTAATACTAAAGATGGTGGGAACCTTATCCTTGGCATTGATGATGAAAAACAAGGCTTAGAGAAATTAACAGGTATGGAACAGGAGCATTTCTTAAAATTAAACTATGATCATATAGTAGTTGAGGTTAATAAATTCGCAGATCCTCCTATAGCGTTCCATATGTATCCAATTGAAAAGGATAATAAGTACTTTATATTAATTAAAATCTCTGAGTTTGATGAATTGCCTATTATTTGTAAAAGGAGTGGAGAACAAGGACTAAAAGAAGGAGCGGTATTTTCAAGATCAAAAACAAAGCCAGAATCTGCTCTTATTAGGTCTCAATCGGAAATGAGAGAATTAATGGATCTTGCAATAACAAGGGAATTAGACAATTCTATATGA